The segment CCCTTATTATTTCCGGTGCGGTGGAACATTCCAAAAATTATTTTCGCGAATTGAACCCCCAGATTCGAAATTTGATCAGTAAGCAATCTATGCTTGCAAATAGATTACTCAAAGAAGCTGAAATGATGATCAGAGATGATAAAGTGGAGGAAAATTCATTTGAATTCGGGCAAAAAATTCTTTCTGTAAAACGGGCTGATCCGAAGAATAAAAGATTGCACAAACTTCTCAAAACCGGAGAATACAAAAAAATTATGAATGAAGTTGAGGGAGAATATCTCAAAGATAAAAAACTCCATGAACTCGATGAAGAACTGTTTTTTGCTGTTGAAGAAGGGCAACGAAGTGCTGACCTTACAGACAAAGGACAAGAAATTTTAGAAAAATATGATAAAACTTTATTTGTAATGCCCGTGTTGGATGATGAGATTGAAAAGATTGAGAAGAACGAGAATCTTTCTGCCGAAGAAAAACAGCAAAGCAAGAAAAAGGCTCAAGATGATTTTCTCGAAAAAAACGAAAAATTGCATAATATTAAACAGATGCTGGTGGCATATTCACTTTTTGAAAAAGATGTTGATTATATCATTGCTGAGGATAAGGTGATGATCGTTGATACATTTACCGGTCGCGTTATGCCCGGAAGAAGATTTAGCGAAGGATTACACCAAGCATTGGAAGCAAAAGAACTGGTAAAAATTCAGGAAGCCACTCAAACTCTTGCCACGATTACTCTCCAGAACTATTTTCGAATGTACACCAAACTTGCAGGTATGACCGGTACTGCCGAAACTGAAGCCGGAGAATTCAAAGAGATCTACGATCTGATTGTAGTTCAAATTCCTACAAACGAACCTATTCGTAGAATTGATCAGGATGACCTGATTTTCCGAACAAAAAGAGAAAAGTTTAATGCAATTATTGAAGAAATTGAAAGTTGGTATAAAAAAAGACGTCCTGTTCTTGTGGGAACTATTTCTGTGGAAATTTCCGAAGTTATCAGCAGATTACTAAAACGAAAAGGAATACCACACGAAGTTCTTAATGCAAAGCAAAATCAACGGGAAGCGGAAATTGTAAGGTATGCCGGACAGTCTGGTTCGATTACAATCGCAACAAATATGGCAGGAAGAGGAACAGATATCAAACTCGGTGACGGTGTTGTCAAATGCGATAAATGTATAATCGCATGTGGAAATGATTGTGAAAATGCCGGCGAAAACGCACCCACAAATCCCAAGGACTGCATAAAGGTTGATGTCCCTTGCGGTTTGCACATCATCGGAACAGAACGCCACGAAAGTCGCCGTATAGATCTGCAACTTCGTGGTAGAAGCGGAAGACAGGGAAATCCGGGTTCTTCCAGATTTTATCTTTCTCTCGAAGATGATCTCATGCGTATTTTCGGTTCGGACAGGATTGCAAATATCATGGCAAAACTCGGGATGGACGAAGGCGAAGCTATCAAACATCCTTGGATGACAAAAGCAGTAGGAAACGCTCAGAAAAGAGTAGAAGGGCATAACTTTGAGATTCGTAAACAGCTGATAAAATATGATGATGTGATGAATCAACAACGAGAAGTGATTTATTCATATCGCAGAAAAGTATTGAAGGGGCTGGATCTTAGAGACGAAATTTTGGAAATGCTCTATGACGTGATTGGAAATAGAGTGGAATCTGCAGTTGGGGGAATTCAGTATGAAGAGAGCTGGCCCCTCGAAGATATTGCCCAGTGGTTTGAAACGGAATTGAGACAGAAACTAACCCTTCCTGAGATATCTGATAATATTCGTAACGAGAAAGACCTTACGGATTTTCTTTATAAACAATTGGAAAAAGCCTATGCAGAAAAAGAAAAAGGATTCGAATCTCAGCAAAGAGATGTAGAGCGATATTCTCTCCTGAAAGTTGTAGATTCGGAATGGAAAGACCACCTTTATCAGATGGATCGTCTCAAAGAAGGCATCGGTTTGAGAGCCTATGCTCAGAAAGATCCACTTGTGGAATATAAACATGAAAGTTTTGAACTTTTTCTGGATCTCGTTGATACTATCAAAGAAA is part of the Candidatus Cloacimonadota bacterium genome and harbors:
- the secA gene encoding preprotein translocase subunit SecA produces the protein MLSNLLKKLFGTKFEREMKKIQPIVDEINLEYEKLHSLSDEELKAKTDVFKNKIHNYTDEDNQRLEDLQEEFDAVIEDSEKDRISNKIDTAEESYNERIQEILDKILPEAFAVIKETCRRLVGQKWKVREHEIEWNMIPYDVQLVGAIVLHQGNVAEMKTGEGKTLAATMPLYLNALVGKGVHLITVNDYLAQRDMEWMSEIYKFHGLTVGCIHGEMEPEERKKQYNCDITYGTNNEFGFDYLRDNMAVNPEAVVQRNYFYCIVDEVDSVLIDEARTPLIISGAVEHSKNYFRELNPQIRNLISKQSMLANRLLKEAEMMIRDDKVEENSFEFGQKILSVKRADPKNKRLHKLLKTGEYKKIMNEVEGEYLKDKKLHELDEELFFAVEEGQRSADLTDKGQEILEKYDKTLFVMPVLDDEIEKIEKNENLSAEEKQQSKKKAQDDFLEKNEKLHNIKQMLVAYSLFEKDVDYIIAEDKVMIVDTFTGRVMPGRRFSEGLHQALEAKELVKIQEATQTLATITLQNYFRMYTKLAGMTGTAETEAGEFKEIYDLIVVQIPTNEPIRRIDQDDLIFRTKREKFNAIIEEIESWYKKRRPVLVGTISVEISEVISRLLKRKGIPHEVLNAKQNQREAEIVRYAGQSGSITIATNMAGRGTDIKLGDGVVKCDKCIIACGNDCENAGENAPTNPKDCIKVDVPCGLHIIGTERHESRRIDLQLRGRSGRQGNPGSSRFYLSLEDDLMRIFGSDRIANIMAKLGMDEGEAIKHPWMTKAVGNAQKRVEGHNFEIRKQLIKYDDVMNQQREVIYSYRRKVLKGLDLRDEILEMLYDVIGNRVESAVGGIQYEESWPLEDIAQWFETELRQKLTLPEISDNIRNEKDLTDFLYKQLEKAYAEKEKGFESQQRDVERYSLLKVVDSEWKDHLYQMDRLKEGIGLRAYAQKDPLVEYKHESFELFLDLVDTIKEKVMKNVFTLYPAIYYQVKSLEKNFDLSHTEQSAFQKSTSPSQQIQPEMQKTTQDKQSPIKVEKVGRNDLCPCGSGKKYKHCCGRK